The following is a genomic window from Oxyura jamaicensis isolate SHBP4307 breed ruddy duck chromosome 12 unlocalized genomic scaffold, BPBGC_Ojam_1.0 oxy12_random_OJ72475, whole genome shotgun sequence.
ACACCCCCACCATCATGGATGAGGACATCACCATCACGGGGACGCAATCAGCATGGGGACACAATCACCACCACAGGGACACAGTCATCATGGGGACACAATCACCAGCATGGATGGGgataccaccaccaccaccatagGGACACAATCACCACGGGGACACAATCACCACCACAgggacaccaccaccaccaccatgggGACACCGCCACCACTAGAGGGACACACCACCCACCACCACTGGGGACACTGCCATTGTGGGGACACTGATGCAACGGGGACACCACTGGCAGGGGGGCCACCACCGTACAGGGACGCTGCTGCCCGGGGAGTGCTGCCACCACAGGGCCACCATCACAAGGCCGGTGCCGCTGTGGGGACACCACCGGGATCCCCAGGCACTACCTTGCTCATCCTTCTCGGACCTCTCGAAGAGGGCGAACTTGCGGGGGTCGTCCACCACGGTGAACTTCCTGAGCAGGGCGCTGATGACCTCGCTGGCACGGGTGTGCGAGAGGACGTGCAGGTGCTTGACGGTGCCACGGGGCAGGTAGAAGGAGGTGCGGCGCTTCACCCCCGGGCCGCGctgccccggccgccccccgggACCCCGCTTGGCAGCCGGCACGGAGACGGGGCGCGCCAGCTTCAGCTGCACCTTGATGAAGCCGGTGTAGGAGCCGTCCTTGTTCTGCCACGGGGGAGATGTAGGGGTGGTGAGTAGGGGACCCAGGGCAGGGCGCGGCAGTGCCCGACGTCCCCCCGATGTCCCCATACCAGGCTCATGAAGAGATTGCTGTTGATCTGGCTGTTGTACTCCTTGATGCGCTGCTCCACCTGCGCCGGGTCCAGCTCCGCCGCGTCCCAGCCGCTGGGCTCATCCTGCgggagggcagcggggctgAGCAGCCACCCCGGAGGGACACCGCATGCACAGACACGGCCCAGCCCCTTGAACTGCGGACGGGGCGTGCAGGGTTGCATCAGCCCCGGCGCTCAGCCGCCGGCTGGGTGTCCCCTCCCGGCGCCCCAGATCACGGCGGTGTCCCCGAGGCAGCCGCCAGCCCGGCACCGGGGCGGGCTGGGTGCCCGATGGGGATGCCCGGGGGTTTGGGGCAGCCCGCCTGGAGCCGCTAATGAGTATTTCCGTGGTGCCGCGGGGCTGAGGAGCAGCCGGGGGGACTGCTGGGGGGTGCTGACGGACCCTGCTTGGGCATGGGGACAGCTCGCCGCCTTGCTCGACGTGCTGCAAGCCACGCGCACCCCGTGTGCGCCCCGCAGCCCGCCCTGGGCATCCCACGGGCACCCCATGGACACCCCCACGGGCACCCCACGGGCACCCCGCCCCAAGCCATG
Proteins encoded in this region:
- the LOC118157838 gene encoding ras association domain-containing protein 1-like, whose translation is MQPCTPRPQFKGLGRVCACGVPPGWLLSPAALPQDEPSGWDAAELDPAQVEQRIKEYNSQINSNLFMSLNKDGSYTGFIKVQLKLARPVSVPAAKRGPGGRPGQRGPGVKRRTSFYLPRGTVKHLHVLSHTRASEVISALLRKFTVVDDPRKFALFERSEKDEQVYLRKLSDDEQPLRLRLLAGPSEKALSFVLKENDSGEVNWDAFTLPELHNFLRILQREEDEQVRRVRHRYARCRREMQEALATRSTR